From Lagenorhynchus albirostris chromosome 15, mLagAlb1.1, whole genome shotgun sequence, one genomic window encodes:
- the TSHZ2 gene encoding teashirt homolog 2 → MPRRKQQAPKRAAGYAQEEQLKEEEEIKEEEEEEDSGSVAQLQGSNDPGTDEELETGPEQKGCFSYQNSPGSHLSNQDAENESLLSDASDQVSDIKSVCGRDALDKKASVHPKLPNEAHSCMDKMTAVYANILSDSYWSGLGLGFKLSNSERRNCDPRNGSNKTDFDWHQDALSKSLQQNLPSRSVSKPSLFSSVQLYRQSSKMCGTVFTGASRFRCRQCSAAYDTLVELTVHMNETGHYQDDNRRKDKLRPTSYSKPRKRAFQDMDKEDAQKVLKCMFCGDSFDSLQDLSVHMIKTKHYQKVPLKEPVPTISSKMVTPAKKRIFDINRPCSPDSTTGSFADSFPSQKNANLQLSSNNRYGYQNGASYTWQFEACKSQILKCMECGSSHDTLQQLTTHMMVTGHFLKVTSSASKKGKQLVLDPLAVEKMQSLSDAPNSDSLAPKPSSNSASECTASTTELKRESKKEKTEPINKDEKVVKSEDCKDPLQKPLDPTIKYQYLREEDLEDGSKGGGDILKSLENTVTTAINKAQNGAPSWSAYPSIHAAYQLSEGTKPSLPMGSQVLQIRPNLSNKLRPIAPKWKVMPLVSVPTSLTPYTQVKKEPDDKDEVVKECGRESPQEEASSFSHSEGDSFSKCEPPSESKKAEPCPLKEEDKRMKEGGEKEKAQPLEPASSPSSGCALASHASALPCINPLSALQSVLNNHLGKATEPLRSPSCSSPSSSTMSMFHKSNLSVMDKPVLSPVSTRPASVSRRYLFESNDQPIDLTKSKSKKAESSQAQSCTSPPQKHALSDIADMVKVLPKATTPKPAASSRVPPVKLEMDVRRFEDVSSEVSTLHKRKGRQSNWNPQHLLILQAQFASSLFQTSEGKYLLSDLGPQERMQISKFTGLSMTTISHWLANVKYQLRKTGGTKFLKNMDKGQPIFYCSDCVSQFRTPSTYISHLESHLGFQMKDMTRVAVEQQSKVEREISRVSSAQRSPETIAGEEDTDSKFKCKLCCRTFVSKHAVKLHLSKTHSKSPEHHSQFVTDVDEE, encoded by the coding sequence GCTACGCCCAGGAAGAACAgctgaaggaagaggaggaaataaaagaggaggaggaagaagaagacagTGGTTCGGTAGCTCAACTTCAGGGCAGCAATGACCCAGGGACAGATGAGGAGCTAGAAACGGGCCCCGAGCAGAAAGGCTGCTTCAGCTACCAGAACTCGCCAGGAAGTCACCTGTCCAATCAGGACGCCGAGAATGAGTCCTTGCTGAGTGACGCCAGTGATCAGGTGTCAGACATCAAGAGTGTGTGCGGCCGAGATGCCTTGGACAAGAAAGCAAGCGTGCACCCCAAGCTTCCAAACGAAGCCCACAGTTGCATGGATAAAATGACCGCCGTCTATGCCAACATCTTGTCTGATTCCTACTGGTCGGGCCTGGGTCTTGGCTTCAAACTGTCCAACAGCGAGAGACGGAATTGTGACCCCCGAAATGGCAGCAACAAGACTGATTTCGATTGGCACCAAGATGCTCTGTCCAAAAGCCTACAGCAGAATTTGCCTTCCAGATCCGTGTCGAAGCCCAGCCTGTTCAGCTCGGTCCAGCTGTACCGGCAGAGCAGTAAGATGTGCGGGACCGTTTTCACCGGGGCCAGCAGGTTCCGGTGCCGGCAGTGCAGTGCCGCCTATGACACCCTGGTCGAGTTGACCGTGCACATGAACGAAACGGGCCACTATCAAGATGACAACCGCAGAAAGGACAAGCTCAGACCCACGAGCTATTCAAAGCCCCGGAAAAGGGCTTTCCAGGATATGGACAAGGAGGACGCTCAGAAGGTCCTGAAATGTATGTTTTGTGGCGACTCCTTCGATTCCCTCCAAGATTTGAGCGTCCACAtgatcaaaacaaaacattaccAAAAAGTGCCTTTGAAGGAACCAGTACCAACCATTTCATCGAAAATGGTCACTCCGGCGAAGAAACGCATCTTTGACATCAATCGGCCGTGCTCCCCCGATTCGACCACAGGCTCGTTTGCAGATTCGTTTCCTTCTCAGAAGAACGCCAACTTACAGCTGTCCTCCAACAATCGCTACGGCTACCAAAATGGCGCCAGCTACACCTGGCAGTTCGAGGCCTGCAAGTCGCAGATCTTGAAGTGCATGGAGTGTGGGAGCTCCCACGATACTTTGCAGCAGCTCACCACCCACATGATGGTCACCGgtcactttctcaaggtcaccagCTCTGCCTCCAAGAAAGGGAAGCAGCTGGTGCTAGACCCACTCGCCGTGGAGAAGATGCAGTCATTGTCAGATGCCCCGAACAGTGATTCTCTGGCTCCCAAGCCATCGAGTAACTCAGCTTCCGAATGCACGGCTTCGACAACTGAGTTAAAGAgagagagtaaaaaagaaaaaacagagccgATCAACAAGGATGAGAAAGTTGTGAAAAGCGAGGACTGTAAGGACCCTCTACAGAAGCCTTTAGACCCGACGATAAAATACCAGTATCTAAGGGAGGAAGATCTGGAAGACGGCTCAAAGGGTGGAGGCGACATTTTGAAGTCACTAGAAAATACTGTTACCACCGCCATCAACAAAGCCCAAAATGGGGCTCCCAGCTGGAGCGCATACCCCAGCATCCATGCCGCCTACCAGCTGTCAGAGGGTACCAAGCCTTCCTTGCCGATGGGCTCCCAGGTCCTGCAGATTCGACCCAACCTCAGCAACAAGTTAAGGCCGATCGCACCCAAGTGGAAAGTAATGCCGCTGGTTTCTGTGCCCACGAGCCTGACCCCATACACGCAAGTTAAGAAGGAACCCGACGACAAAGATGAAGTGGTGAAGGAGTGTGGGAGAGAGAGTCCCCAGGAAGAGGCGTCCTCTTTCAGCCACAGTGAGGGGGACTCTTTCTCCAAATGTGAACCCCCTTCAGAATCCAAAAAGGCTGAGCCTTGTCCCCTGAAGGAGGAGGACAAGCGGATGAAAGAAGGtggtgagaaagagaaagccCAGCCCCTGGAGCCAGCATCTTCTCCCAGCAGCGGCTGTGCCCTCGCCAGCCACGCTTCGGCCCTGCCATGCATCAACCCGCTCAGCGCCCTGCAGTCCGTCCTGAACAACCACCTGGGCAAAGCTACGGAACCCTTGCGCTCTCCTTCCTGCTCCAGCCCGAGCTCAAGCACAATGTCGATGTTTCATAAGTCGAATCTCAGTGTCATGGACAAGCCGGTTTTGAGTCCTGTCTCCACCAGGCCGGCCAGCGTGTCCAGACGCTACCTGTTTGAGAGCAACGATCAGCCCATCGACCTGACCAAGTCCAAAAGCAAGAAGGCTGAGTCCTCGCAAGCACAGTCCTGTACGTCCCCGCCCCAGAAGCACGCTCTGTCTGATATCGCGGACATGGTCAAAGTCCTCCCCAAAGCCACCACCCCAAAGCCTGCTGCTTCCTCCAGGGTCCCTCCCGTGAAGCTGGAGATGGACGTCAGGCGCTTTGAGGACGTGTCCAGCGAAGTCTCAACCTTGCATAAAAGAAAAGGCCGGCAGTCCAACTGGAACCCTCAGCATCTTCTGATCCTGCAGGCTCAGTTTGCCTCCAGCCTCTTCCAGACCTCGGAGGGCAAATACCTGCTGTCCGATCTGGGCCCACAAGAGCGAATGCAGATCTCGAAGTTCACGGGGCTCTCCATGACCACCATCAGCCACTGGCTCGCCAACGTCAAGTACCAGCTTAGGAAAACGGGCGGGACCAAATTTCTGAAAAACATGGACAAAGGACAGCCTATCTTTTATTGCAGCGACTGTGTCTCCCAGTTCCGAACCCCTTCTACCTACATCAGTCACTTAGAATCTCACCTAGGTTTCCAAATGAAGGACATGACCCGCGTGGCCGTGGAACAGCAAAGCAAAGTGGAGCGAGAGATCTCCCGGGTATCGTCGGCTCAGAGGTCACCGGAAACCATAGCTGGCGAAGAGGACACAGACTCTAAGTTCAAGTGTAAGTTGTGCTGTCGGACATTTGTGAGCAAACACGCAGTAAAACTCCACCTAAGCAAAACGCACAGCAAGTCACCCGAACACCATTCACAGTTTGTAACAGACGTGGATGAAGAATAG